In Microbacterium lushaniae, the following are encoded in one genomic region:
- a CDS encoding LacI family DNA-binding transcriptional regulator — protein MTAQDVADLAGVSRNAVSRAFNGGYRLRASTVERIMDAADQLGWRPNMAARAIKGSPAHAIGFILKREPDLLGADPFFPLFLAGLERVLSEQAYALTIRFVSDETEEELCYRDWRAERTVDAFIVADLRDDDPRFGLLDEIGASAIVIGDPPGEVELPAVFHDSDESIRDAIDGWIARGHTRIGHVMGDPALEHARRRRNIWAGVLERHGLRSDLLAVGGFTELGAEDATREILAVAEPPTAVFYANDVMAAAGMRTIAEAGLRVGEQVAVFGFDGIPLAPYLAPPLATIACDYVELGEIAGRMLLAGLEAETVAPVQRTLPARFVQRASYGIDPQR, from the coding sequence GTGACCGCACAGGATGTCGCCGACCTCGCCGGCGTGTCGCGGAACGCGGTGTCACGTGCGTTCAACGGCGGTTACCGCCTGCGGGCGAGCACGGTCGAGCGCATCATGGACGCGGCTGATCAGCTCGGCTGGCGCCCCAACATGGCGGCGCGGGCGATCAAGGGCTCTCCGGCGCACGCGATCGGGTTCATTCTCAAGCGCGAGCCGGACCTGCTCGGGGCAGACCCGTTCTTCCCCCTGTTCCTCGCGGGCCTGGAGCGGGTGCTCTCGGAGCAGGCGTACGCCCTGACGATCCGCTTCGTATCCGATGAGACGGAGGAGGAGCTCTGCTACCGGGATTGGCGAGCCGAACGCACCGTCGACGCCTTCATCGTGGCGGATCTCCGCGACGACGATCCGCGGTTCGGCTTGCTGGACGAAATCGGGGCCTCGGCTATCGTGATCGGCGATCCACCGGGGGAAGTCGAGCTTCCCGCCGTCTTCCACGACTCCGACGAGTCGATTCGCGACGCGATCGACGGCTGGATCGCGCGGGGGCACACGCGCATCGGACACGTCATGGGAGACCCCGCGCTCGAACACGCGCGGCGGCGCCGGAACATCTGGGCAGGCGTCCTCGAGCGGCATGGGTTGCGCTCCGATCTGCTCGCGGTGGGCGGGTTCACCGAGTTGGGTGCTGAGGACGCGACGCGCGAGATCCTCGCTGTCGCCGAACCGCCGACAGCGGTGTTCTACGCCAACGACGTCATGGCGGCCGCCGGCATGCGCACGATCGCGGAGGCGGGCCTGCGGGTAGGGGAGCAGGTCGCGGTGTTCGGATTCGACGGCATTCCGCTCGCTCCGTACCTGGCGCCGCCGTTGGCTACGATCGCGTGCGACTACGTCGAGCTCGGCGAGATCGCGGGGCGGATGCTCCTGGCGGGGCTCGAGGCCGAAACGGTCGCGCCCGTCCAGCGGACCCTGCCTGCGCGCTTCGTGCAGCGGGCCTCCTACGGAATCGATCCGCAGCGCTGA
- a CDS encoding ABC transporter substrate-binding protein, translating to MRRHKRRWAAVPAVIAATGLLGACGATAEPAADGPVTIEYWSGLQGTDVLVDEWNEANPDIQVALSTSDGSWGEQFAKLMAALQSGDAPCLMLMPYDYIPSLLVADALTEVTDEVAGYESDYLESTWELVNYAGATYGVPSGSGPMAMYYRADKFAELGIEVPATWEQFEQAARDVSTKAPGTYLIGLGGDSHTDFISLVGQKSDPWFEISDDAWSVDVTNPESEEVADYWQRLRDEGLLNMTNRWDPTFYNDLSEGRQLAVIGGAWQAPLLAANVSGGAGEWAIAPMPNWTEGDVASSSNGGGAQLAIKGCEHPDEAMQFANWLTTDMDAILSLKSFPAMKTDQMSTPDEVKTFFGGAEINQELAEYALAMRPWRYSPTWTEGMTVLGDSMAAFKDGSGTLSDLLATLEAQQIESMKALGISVTEP from the coding sequence ATGAGAAGGCACAAGAGGCGCTGGGCCGCAGTACCCGCGGTGATCGCGGCGACGGGGCTGCTCGGGGCGTGTGGGGCGACCGCGGAGCCCGCGGCGGACGGCCCGGTGACGATCGAATACTGGTCGGGGCTGCAGGGGACGGATGTCCTGGTCGACGAGTGGAACGAGGCGAACCCCGATATCCAGGTCGCTCTGTCGACCTCGGACGGGTCCTGGGGTGAGCAGTTCGCGAAGCTCATGGCCGCTCTCCAGTCCGGAGACGCGCCGTGCCTCATGCTCATGCCCTATGACTACATCCCGTCACTGCTCGTGGCTGACGCGCTCACCGAAGTCACCGACGAAGTCGCCGGCTACGAGTCCGACTACCTCGAGAGCACGTGGGAGCTGGTCAACTATGCCGGGGCGACCTACGGCGTTCCGTCCGGCAGTGGGCCCATGGCCATGTACTACCGCGCCGACAAGTTCGCCGAGCTCGGCATCGAGGTCCCCGCAACGTGGGAGCAGTTCGAGCAAGCGGCGCGCGATGTCTCCACCAAGGCACCTGGTACGTATTTGATCGGGCTCGGTGGCGACTCGCACACCGACTTCATCTCCCTGGTCGGTCAGAAGTCGGACCCGTGGTTCGAGATCTCGGACGACGCGTGGAGCGTGGATGTCACCAACCCGGAGTCGGAGGAGGTCGCCGACTACTGGCAGCGACTGCGTGACGAGGGCCTGCTCAACATGACGAACCGCTGGGACCCGACGTTCTACAACGACCTGAGCGAGGGTCGCCAGCTCGCTGTCATCGGCGGTGCATGGCAGGCGCCACTGCTGGCCGCCAACGTCAGCGGTGGGGCCGGCGAATGGGCGATCGCCCCTATGCCGAACTGGACCGAAGGTGATGTCGCCTCGTCCTCCAATGGCGGCGGCGCGCAGTTGGCCATCAAGGGCTGCGAGCACCCCGATGAGGCGATGCAGTTCGCGAACTGGCTGACCACCGATATGGACGCGATCCTGAGCCTGAAGAGCTTCCCCGCCATGAAGACGGACCAGATGTCGACGCCCGACGAGGTGAAGACGTTCTTCGGTGGAGCGGAGATCAACCAGGAACTCGCCGAGTACGCGCTCGCGATGCGGCCGTGGCGGTACTCGCCGACGTGGACGGAGGGCATGACCGTGCTGGGTGACTCCATGGCCGCGTTCAAGGACGGCTCGGGCACTCTCAGCGACCTGCTGGCGACGCTGGAGGCACAGCAGATCGAGTCGATGAAGGCTCTGGGCATCTCGGTCACCGAGCCGTGA
- a CDS encoding helix-turn-helix domain-containing protein encodes MLESGLDILRIVAEADRPLTATSIAQRVGLHVSSVSRTLGVLVRHGYLRKPTYHSFAADLGLLALAGRSASSLTEITATLAPVERLAGETGLQATLAALHRDEVLYLHQSQHGRTTSAVAGGYPLHLSVVGLRLLLDLPAPQAIEVLSVAARRYGWDRPTPGTPTDPESCLARARAQIHDGVLRIDAWGDPSVLAAAVAVSVPGRAPLALALVGPRPSGDPDAFVREHLARVAGHLRTALT; translated from the coding sequence GTGCTTGAATCCGGACTCGACATCCTGCGGATCGTCGCCGAGGCGGACCGTCCCCTCACGGCCACCTCGATCGCGCAGCGTGTCGGCCTGCACGTGTCCTCGGTGTCGCGCACGCTCGGCGTCCTGGTTCGGCACGGATATCTGCGCAAGCCCACCTACCACTCGTTCGCTGCAGACCTCGGCCTCCTCGCGCTGGCCGGACGGTCGGCGTCGTCCCTGACGGAGATCACCGCCACTCTCGCACCGGTCGAACGGCTCGCTGGCGAGACTGGACTCCAGGCCACGCTCGCCGCGCTCCACCGCGACGAGGTGCTCTACTTGCACCAGTCGCAGCACGGACGGACGACATCCGCGGTGGCGGGCGGCTACCCGCTGCACCTCTCGGTCGTCGGGCTCCGCCTGCTCCTCGATCTGCCCGCGCCACAGGCCATCGAGGTGCTGTCGGTGGCGGCGCGCCGCTACGGGTGGGATCGGCCGACGCCGGGGACACCCACGGACCCCGAGAGCTGCCTCGCCCGCGCGCGCGCCCAGATCCACGACGGCGTGCTCCGGATCGACGCCTGGGGCGACCCATCCGTGCTCGCCGCAGCCGTCGCCGTCTCGGTGCCCGGGCGCGCGCCGCTCGCCCTCGCACTCGTCGGTCCCCGCCCGTCGGGCGACCCCGATGCATTCGTCCGCGAGCACCTTGCGCGCGTCGCCGGGCACCTCCGCACTGCCCTCACCTAG
- a CDS encoding FAD-dependent oxidoreductase, giving the protein MLREQSFDLVVAGGGMAGVCAAIAAAREGLRTCLVHERPVLGGVASSEMRVTVHGAGHNHSFARETGIIAELLSEERRRNHEPINENGWTNSVFDQVLYDFCVREPNLTLHLNTSVIGVELDGADEVDRAPHTDKGYYEREACAPSRRLTALRARTLSAEVDLRLAADLFIDCTGDGFIADRAGCGWRMGSESRAEHGEPHAPEQPSTATMGNSLHIRAKDVGAPAPFTPPQWAARLDDPSYFYEQGRVPSDPRGGFWWIEIGMPWHTIFDNEAIRHELTRYALGVWDWMKNRDPEMMERCRNFALDFVGQVPGKRESRRVFGRHWLTEQEIQAHTPFPDAVCYGGWGIDLHTPGGLLAKTSEPSAAERYQEDSEYASKIYVRPYGIPLRSLMARDVDNLLLAGRCISVTRAALGSARVMATTASMGQAAGVAAAVMTQRGVTIPELAADAAAGGPAVREVQQRLLRAGAFIPGVRNHDDADLARSATASASSRQLMHGLSPTDPAPFEQLTSIPEERSYGLEVEVAQLVWCDGRLDTVSLCLDNTTDAELRLPLRLVRVGEVWDNRKGGDSVLAEGAVSAHPGIARWTDWRVALANLSPGWVRIETAEPAPGLRWRYAGGVMPGHFASRSLSPTRLRDLHASFAYRTVPAQNAFAPAEVLSGVTRPTTSTATWRSDPGAGLPQWLELAWDDAQPIEHVEVTFPGSLLRDVHSTPPFYVEPQTARDYVIEIEGVEAVRVEGNTQWRRVHRLETAAKARSIRLIILSTNGDPAASVTEIRCY; this is encoded by the coding sequence ATGCTGAGAGAACAGTCCTTCGACCTCGTGGTCGCCGGCGGCGGTATGGCGGGCGTGTGCGCCGCGATCGCCGCAGCGCGTGAGGGTCTGCGCACATGCCTGGTCCACGAGCGTCCGGTGCTCGGCGGCGTGGCCTCGAGCGAGATGCGCGTGACGGTCCACGGCGCAGGACACAATCACTCGTTCGCCCGCGAGACAGGCATCATCGCCGAACTGCTGAGCGAGGAGCGGCGCCGCAATCACGAGCCGATCAACGAGAACGGCTGGACCAACTCGGTGTTCGACCAGGTGCTGTACGACTTCTGCGTGCGGGAACCGAACCTGACCCTTCATCTCAACACCAGCGTCATCGGCGTCGAACTCGACGGCGCCGACGAGGTCGACCGGGCGCCGCATACCGACAAGGGTTACTACGAGCGGGAGGCCTGCGCTCCGAGCCGCCGGCTGACCGCCCTCCGGGCGCGCACCTTGTCAGCCGAGGTCGATCTCCGACTTGCCGCCGACCTGTTCATCGATTGCACTGGCGACGGGTTCATCGCCGACCGGGCCGGCTGCGGCTGGCGGATGGGCAGCGAATCCCGCGCCGAGCACGGCGAACCACACGCCCCCGAACAGCCCAGCACCGCCACGATGGGCAACTCGCTCCACATCCGAGCCAAAGACGTCGGTGCACCCGCGCCGTTCACGCCCCCCCAGTGGGCCGCGCGGCTCGATGACCCGTCGTACTTCTACGAGCAGGGCCGTGTGCCCAGCGACCCGCGCGGTGGGTTCTGGTGGATCGAGATCGGGATGCCGTGGCACACGATCTTCGACAACGAGGCCATCAGGCACGAGCTCACCCGGTATGCGCTGGGTGTGTGGGACTGGATGAAGAACCGGGATCCCGAAATGATGGAGCGCTGCCGCAACTTCGCGCTCGACTTCGTCGGCCAGGTGCCCGGCAAGCGCGAGAGCCGACGCGTGTTCGGTCGCCACTGGCTGACCGAGCAGGAGATCCAGGCTCACACGCCGTTTCCCGATGCGGTCTGCTACGGCGGCTGGGGCATCGATCTGCACACGCCCGGTGGATTGCTCGCGAAGACCTCTGAGCCCTCGGCAGCCGAGCGCTACCAGGAGGATTCCGAGTACGCGAGCAAGATCTATGTGCGCCCCTATGGCATTCCATTGCGCAGCCTGATGGCGCGCGACGTCGACAATCTGCTGCTCGCTGGACGCTGCATCAGCGTGACCCGAGCCGCTCTCGGCTCGGCGCGGGTGATGGCGACGACGGCATCGATGGGGCAGGCGGCGGGCGTCGCCGCCGCGGTGATGACTCAGCGCGGCGTGACGATTCCGGAATTGGCGGCCGATGCCGCGGCGGGTGGCCCGGCCGTGCGCGAGGTCCAGCAGCGTCTGCTGCGCGCCGGCGCGTTCATCCCGGGCGTCCGCAATCACGACGACGCCGACCTGGCGCGCTCGGCCACCGCCTCCGCATCGTCCCGGCAGCTCATGCACGGGCTGTCGCCGACCGACCCCGCGCCGTTCGAACAGCTCACGAGTATCCCCGAGGAGAGGTCCTACGGGCTTGAGGTGGAGGTCGCCCAGCTGGTCTGGTGCGATGGCCGGCTCGACACCGTTTCGCTCTGCCTCGACAACACCACCGACGCCGAGCTGCGCCTGCCGTTGCGACTGGTCCGCGTCGGCGAGGTCTGGGACAACCGGAAGGGCGGCGACAGCGTGCTCGCCGAGGGTGCCGTCAGTGCCCACCCGGGCATCGCGCGGTGGACGGACTGGCGGGTGGCTCTCGCGAACCTGTCCCCCGGCTGGGTCCGCATCGAGACTGCGGAGCCCGCGCCCGGCCTCCGGTGGCGCTACGCCGGAGGCGTCATGCCCGGGCATTTCGCGAGCCGCAGCCTCTCGCCGACCCGGCTACGCGATCTGCATGCCTCCTTCGCCTACCGCACCGTGCCGGCACAGAACGCTTTCGCACCGGCCGAGGTGCTGTCCGGGGTCACCCGGCCGACGACCAGTACGGCCACGTGGCGGAGCGATCCCGGCGCCGGACTGCCGCAATGGCTCGAGCTGGCCTGGGATGACGCGCAGCCGATCGAGCACGTCGAGGTCACCTTCCCGGGGTCGCTCCTGCGTGACGTCCACAGCACTCCGCCGTTCTACGTCGAGCCGCAGACCGCCAGGGATTACGTGATAGAGATCGAGGGTGTCGAGGCCGTCAGAGTCGAGGGGAATACGCAGTGGCGGCGCGTTCACCGACTCGAGACCGCGGCGAAGGCTCGAAGCATCCGCTTGATCATCCTGTCAACGAATGGCGATCCGGCCGCGTCCGTTACGGAGATCCGCTGCTACTGA
- a CDS encoding carbohydrate ABC transporter permease, whose translation MVYLIPLGYSLVRSVFRKQTSGIGIGAPTDVFVGLANYVDVVTSPVFWEGILRVFGYGLIQIPVMLVVAMAIALLIDSRAARGRGVFRLSSFLPYAIPGIVASLLWAYLYVPQLSPVIQLVQSWGWDIDLLGAPTVLFSIANIAIWSWAGYNVIIYTAALQSIPKEVIEAAQIDGANGWVLAMRIKAPLIRGPIALTALLSTIGSIQLFNEPVVLRTITTAIGAEWTPMMLAYNATFAANNFERGSAISVLIAIIAGILAIVYRKLSTRGSES comes from the coding sequence GTGGTCTACCTGATCCCGCTCGGCTACTCGCTCGTTCGCAGCGTGTTCCGCAAACAGACGTCGGGTATCGGGATCGGCGCGCCCACAGACGTGTTCGTCGGCCTCGCGAACTATGTGGATGTCGTGACCTCGCCCGTCTTCTGGGAGGGCATCCTCCGGGTCTTCGGCTACGGGCTCATCCAGATCCCCGTGATGCTCGTCGTCGCGATGGCGATCGCACTCCTCATCGACTCCCGTGCGGCGAGAGGCCGTGGGGTCTTCCGGCTCTCGAGCTTCCTCCCTTACGCGATTCCCGGCATCGTGGCGTCGCTCCTGTGGGCGTACCTCTATGTTCCTCAGCTGAGCCCGGTCATCCAGCTGGTTCAGTCCTGGGGATGGGACATTGATCTGCTGGGAGCTCCGACCGTGCTGTTCTCGATCGCGAACATCGCCATCTGGTCGTGGGCCGGGTACAACGTGATCATCTACACGGCCGCGCTGCAGTCGATCCCGAAGGAGGTGATCGAGGCGGCGCAGATCGATGGCGCCAACGGCTGGGTTCTGGCGATGCGGATCAAGGCACCGTTGATCCGGGGTCCGATCGCGCTGACGGCGCTGCTGTCGACCATCGGCTCCATCCAGCTCTTCAACGAGCCGGTGGTGTTGCGAACCATCACCACCGCCATCGGCGCCGAATGGACACCGATGATGCTCGCGTACAACGCGACGTTCGCTGCCAACAATTTCGAGCGCGGTTCGGCCATCTCCGTGCTGATCGCGATCATCGCCGGCATCCTCGCCATCGTCTACCGCAAGCTGTCCACCCGAGGAAGTGAGTCCTGA
- a CDS encoding LacI family DNA-binding transcriptional regulator, which produces MSERRRRVTINDVAALAGVSKGAVSRSFNGASRLPESTVKRIHDAAEQLGWRPNAAARAIQGAPARTIGFVVRRDPALLGSDPFFPLFLAGVERVLSANAYAITIRFVTSEEEETRCYRDWVAESRVDGVIVSDLRDGDPRFALLDELDLPGVIVGDPGRAVSQPAVYHTTDASIRELVDGWVQRGHTRIAHVTGDPNLRHTLRRRAIWADALAAHGLTPDLVETGWFTEEGAKVATRALLTAAEPPTAIFFANDIMAAAGMGVLADGGRIVGGDIAVAGFDGIPLAQYLSPPLATIVCDFDELGDIVGRELMALLSSGESVAPVTTLAGRFLPRASYELWAD; this is translated from the coding sequence ATGTCAGAGCGTCGCCGACGGGTCACCATCAACGACGTCGCGGCTCTCGCGGGAGTCTCGAAGGGGGCCGTCTCGCGTTCTTTCAACGGCGCCTCCCGGCTGCCCGAGAGCACGGTGAAGCGGATCCACGACGCCGCCGAGCAACTGGGCTGGCGCCCCAACGCGGCCGCGCGTGCCATCCAGGGCGCCCCGGCGAGGACCATCGGATTCGTCGTCCGCCGTGACCCCGCGTTGCTGGGTTCCGACCCGTTCTTCCCGCTCTTCCTCGCGGGCGTCGAGCGAGTGCTCTCCGCGAATGCGTACGCCATCACGATCCGGTTCGTCACGAGTGAGGAGGAGGAGACCCGCTGTTACCGGGACTGGGTCGCGGAGAGCCGCGTCGACGGCGTCATCGTCTCCGACCTCCGCGACGGCGACCCACGGTTCGCGCTGCTCGACGAGCTCGATCTGCCCGGCGTCATCGTCGGCGATCCCGGGCGTGCGGTTTCTCAGCCGGCCGTCTATCACACTACCGACGCCTCGATCCGCGAGCTCGTCGACGGGTGGGTCCAGCGGGGTCACACCCGGATCGCGCACGTCACAGGCGATCCGAACCTGCGGCACACGCTGCGCCGGCGTGCGATCTGGGCCGATGCCTTGGCCGCGCACGGGCTCACCCCCGACCTCGTGGAGACCGGCTGGTTCACCGAGGAAGGCGCGAAGGTCGCGACGCGCGCACTCTTGACCGCAGCCGAACCGCCCACCGCGATCTTTTTCGCGAACGACATCATGGCCGCCGCGGGAATGGGCGTGCTCGCGGACGGGGGCCGAATCGTGGGCGGCGACATCGCCGTCGCCGGATTCGACGGGATCCCGCTTGCGCAGTATCTCTCACCGCCCCTCGCGACCATCGTGTGCGACTTCGACGAGCTCGGCGACATCGTTGGTCGTGAGCTGATGGCCCTGCTCTCATCGGGTGAGTCTGTTGCGCCCGTCACGACGCTCGCCGGACGCTTTCTGCCGCGTGCGTCATACGAGCTGTGGGCCGATTGA
- a CDS encoding acetylxylan esterase: MDPTYGYTIDTLLAVQPPVAPADFAEYWGARYARARAIDPTPVLRPSAQPAPPGTRLYDVEFSTTDGLRLGGWLTLPAEGRIERGLVVSHGYGGRLEPEHVAPVEHAAVLYACARGMGARSLIDDIPSIAERHVLHGIADRDTYVHGGCAADVWCSVSALTELVPAVAGRVAYVGGSFGGGIGALALPWEDRISAACLSIPSFGHHPLRVTMPCTGSGESVRRRVEAHPETMDVLRYFDAATAATMITIPTHVAPALADPAVPPPGQFAIANGLAGEREVFVRATGHMDHPDAPDEAEALRASQRDFLART; this comes from the coding sequence ATGGATCCGACCTACGGGTACACGATCGACACCCTCCTCGCCGTCCAACCCCCCGTCGCCCCCGCGGACTTCGCAGAGTACTGGGGCGCCCGTTACGCGCGGGCCCGCGCCATCGACCCGACGCCGGTCCTTCGCCCGAGCGCACAGCCCGCTCCGCCGGGAACGCGCTTGTACGATGTCGAGTTCTCGACCACGGACGGGCTGCGCCTGGGAGGCTGGCTCACCCTCCCCGCAGAAGGCCGGATCGAGCGCGGCCTGGTCGTCAGCCACGGATACGGCGGACGGCTCGAGCCCGAGCATGTCGCGCCCGTCGAGCACGCGGCCGTGCTGTATGCCTGCGCCAGAGGGATGGGTGCCCGAAGCCTCATCGATGACATCCCGTCGATCGCGGAGCGGCACGTCCTCCACGGGATCGCCGATCGCGACACCTACGTGCACGGAGGGTGCGCGGCCGACGTGTGGTGCTCGGTGAGCGCGCTGACCGAACTCGTCCCGGCCGTCGCCGGCCGCGTGGCGTATGTGGGCGGAAGCTTCGGGGGCGGTATCGGCGCCCTCGCCCTCCCCTGGGAGGATCGAATCTCGGCCGCATGCCTGTCGATCCCGAGCTTCGGCCATCACCCGTTGCGCGTCACGATGCCGTGCACGGGCAGCGGCGAATCGGTCCGTCGCCGCGTCGAAGCGCACCCGGAGACGATGGACGTCCTGCGATACTTCGACGCCGCCACCGCCGCAACGATGATCACCATCCCCACTCACGTCGCACCGGCCCTCGCCGATCCTGCTGTCCCGCCGCCAGGGCAGTTCGCCATCGCAAACGGCCTCGCCGGCGAGCGCGAGGTCTTCGTGCGCGCCACGGGGCACATGGACCACCCCGACGCGCCGGACGAGGCCGAGGCGCTGCGAGCATCCCAGCGCGACTTTCTCGCGCGGACCTGA
- a CDS encoding family 16 glycosylhydrolase, whose product MLLDDGFDGAALDTTVWTKGWFGNGADVTAPVNAGQVQCYHPENVTVGGGEVALDLTEKSLACGGVARAYAGGMITSYGKFTVRPGSFLEARVFLPGGTGSIENEPTVWMQGRSLNWPSNGTVVLMKGEPGGACASVTRADGASEKRCAALELDAWHTVGAHWKVDGTVDIYYNGAPTASFALGTTDPMYPILNVAAWPNRVVAPSTFAIDYVRAWDTVRGVVPATPIRQASACGIEPQIVIPDIEGVSYTQARTGNELTVTAEATPGYSVTPGAQTEWVFDVTPLECPPGGGAGEPHPLAPPEVAGSMTSVLLDDGFDAPTLDASVWNRGWVDGVDGEMTTPVNVGTEIQCYDPDNIQIRDGSLELHFVERATECERRGTSFEYDYAGAMIQSWKKFAVGPGSFVEARMRTEQAPHGIANWPAFWLNGESHNWPHTGEIDVMEGLAGQACASVHGPDIDERACLDVAPDAWHVYGAHWRTDGNIDFYYDGVYLATHYLGTTDRQYLILNLAASNARDPKVPSVLAVDYVRAWDEQSPVPDEVRPEATLVTPTSAGPLRGIDLRVDASDDRGLSRIVANVYRAGSLVRSTQSAVDGAVSATHTASVTLPDGEYTVRFNAHDTAGNVSRTGMFDFVADSTPPTAVVKIGDGFTVQTGDGYDLVSFKLHDARKLDRIELNGTVKDLSDNTWSDLNFIEPGVFGAIAGVNSLVILDVAGNSQTVVFTLN is encoded by the coding sequence GTGCTGCTCGACGACGGTTTCGACGGCGCCGCGCTGGACACGACGGTCTGGACGAAGGGGTGGTTCGGCAACGGCGCGGACGTGACCGCTCCGGTGAACGCCGGGCAGGTGCAGTGCTACCACCCGGAGAACGTCACCGTCGGGGGAGGTGAAGTCGCGCTCGACCTCACCGAGAAGAGCCTCGCCTGCGGCGGCGTCGCGCGCGCCTATGCCGGGGGCATGATCACCTCTTACGGCAAGTTCACCGTCCGGCCGGGCAGCTTTCTCGAGGCGCGTGTGTTCCTGCCGGGCGGCACGGGGTCGATCGAGAACGAGCCGACGGTCTGGATGCAGGGACGCAGCCTGAATTGGCCGAGCAACGGCACCGTGGTGCTTATGAAGGGTGAACCCGGCGGAGCTTGTGCCTCGGTCACACGAGCCGACGGCGCCAGCGAGAAGCGGTGTGCGGCGCTCGAGCTGGATGCCTGGCACACAGTCGGCGCGCACTGGAAGGTCGACGGGACCGTGGACATCTACTACAACGGTGCGCCGACGGCGAGCTTCGCGCTCGGTACCACCGATCCGATGTATCCGATCCTGAACGTTGCGGCGTGGCCGAATCGTGTGGTCGCGCCGAGCACTTTCGCGATCGATTACGTGCGGGCATGGGACACCGTACGCGGCGTCGTGCCCGCCACGCCGATCCGGCAGGCCTCGGCCTGCGGCATCGAACCGCAGATCGTGATCCCCGACATCGAGGGCGTCTCGTACACGCAGGCACGCACCGGGAATGAGCTCACGGTGACAGCGGAAGCAACGCCCGGATATTCGGTGACGCCTGGTGCGCAGACAGAGTGGGTCTTCGACGTGACCCCCCTCGAGTGCCCGCCCGGCGGCGGAGCCGGTGAGCCGCATCCGCTTGCACCCCCCGAGGTCGCCGGGTCGATGACCTCGGTCCTGCTCGACGACGGCTTCGACGCGCCGACGCTGGACGCGAGCGTCTGGAACCGCGGGTGGGTGGACGGCGTGGACGGCGAGATGACGACGCCCGTCAACGTCGGCACGGAGATCCAGTGCTACGACCCCGACAACATCCAGATCCGGGACGGATCACTCGAGCTCCACTTCGTCGAGCGTGCGACCGAGTGCGAGCGCCGCGGCACATCGTTCGAATACGACTACGCGGGCGCCATGATCCAGAGCTGGAAGAAGTTCGCGGTCGGACCGGGCAGTTTCGTCGAGGCTCGCATGCGTACCGAGCAGGCCCCGCACGGCATCGCCAACTGGCCAGCGTTCTGGCTCAACGGCGAGAGCCACAACTGGCCGCATACGGGCGAGATCGACGTGATGGAGGGCCTGGCCGGTCAGGCCTGCGCGAGCGTGCACGGCCCCGACATCGACGAACGAGCGTGCCTCGACGTCGCACCCGACGCCTGGCACGTCTACGGTGCGCACTGGCGTACGGACGGCAACATCGACTTCTACTACGACGGGGTCTATCTCGCCACGCACTATCTCGGCACGACCGACCGCCAGTACCTCATCCTGAACCTCGCGGCTTCTAATGCGCGCGACCCGAAGGTGCCGAGTGTGCTCGCGGTCGACTACGTCCGGGCGTGGGACGAGCAGTCGCCGGTGCCTGACGAGGTGCGACCCGAGGCGACGCTCGTCACGCCGACGTCGGCGGGTCCGCTGCGCGGTATCGACCTCCGAGTCGATGCCTCGGACGATCGGGGGCTGAGCAGGATCGTCGCAAACGTGTACCGTGCCGGATCACTCGTGCGAAGCACGCAATCAGCCGTCGATGGTGCTGTCTCGGCCACGCACACGGCCTCGGTGACGTTGCCTGACGGCGAGTACACGGTCAGGTTCAACGCGCATGACACCGCGGGGAACGTCTCTCGAACGGGGATGTTCGACTTCGTGGCGGACTCGACGCCGCCAACGGCGGTGGTCAAGATCGGCGACGGTTTCACCGTGCAGACCGGCGATGGCTACGACCTTGTGAGCTTCAAACTCCATGACGCGCGGAAGCTCGATCGCATCGAGCTCAACGGCACCGTCAAGGACCTGTCAGACAATACGTGGTCAGACCTGAACTTCATCGAGCCCGGTGTGTTCGGTGCGATCGCCGGGGTCAACTCGCTCGTGATCCTCGACGTCGCCGGGAACAGCCAGACGGTCGTTTTCACGCTCAACTGA